A genomic stretch from Sphingobacterium sp. ML3W includes:
- a CDS encoding nuclear transport factor 2 family protein — MKTLVKIFTAAALVAVSIFAMASEGPGSKSAKANVNLSTADFALEHYVAVTTQGESAGVEQLFAEDFSQKVQSANAQSHSRSALIKSLKKQKGESLNCTVKTDIIEESTDYMVAKVTMKFENFSKTDLVTLVREGDSWKVSSSVNSYK; from the coding sequence ATGAAAACTCTAGTAAAAATATTCACAGCAGCAGCTTTAGTCGCAGTATCAATTTTTGCTATGGCATCTGAAGGACCGGGTTCCAAATCAGCAAAAGCAAACGTTAACCTTTCCACAGCAGACTTTGCTCTTGAACATTATGTTGCGGTAACAACCCAAGGAGAGTCAGCAGGAGTAGAGCAATTATTTGCTGAAGATTTCAGCCAAAAAGTTCAATCGGCAAATGCACAAAGCCATAGCCGTAGCGCGTTGATCAAATCTTTGAAAAAACAAAAAGGCGAAAGCTTGAATTGTACAGTAAAAACTGACATTATCGAAGAGTCCACAGATTATATGGTGGCCAAAGTAACGATGAAATTTGAGAACTTTAGCAAGACTGATCTTGTCACTTTGGTTCGTGAGGGGGATAGCTGGAAAGTATCCAGTTCAGTCAACTCCTATAAATAG